Proteins from a single region of Belliella baltica DSM 15883:
- a CDS encoding aldo/keto reductase, with amino-acid sequence MENIILNNGIEMPLLGFGVFQIPGTKECEQAVNDAIEIGYRLIDTASSYKNEQAVGNAIKSSNVPREDFFITSKLWVQDTGYEKTKAAFYKTLDLLQLDFLDLYLIHQPMGDIYGSWRAMQDLINEGKIKAIGVANFHPDRIMDLKINSGLTPAVNQIETHPFLQQVDTQKFLGENNIQIQSWGPFAEGKNNLFQNGVLAAIGNKYNKTVAQIVLRWLMQRGVVAIPKSVRKERMLENFDIFNFELAADDLEVIATLDRGASLFFDHRDPNMVRWLSEHKID; translated from the coding sequence ATGGAGAATATAATATTGAACAACGGCATCGAAATGCCTTTACTGGGTTTTGGTGTTTTTCAAATTCCTGGTACAAAAGAATGTGAACAAGCAGTAAATGATGCAATCGAAATAGGTTATCGCTTAATCGATACTGCGTCTTCTTATAAAAATGAACAGGCAGTTGGAAATGCAATCAAGAGCAGCAATGTTCCAAGAGAAGATTTCTTTATTACTTCAAAACTTTGGGTACAGGATACAGGCTATGAGAAAACCAAGGCAGCTTTTTATAAAACATTGGACTTGCTCCAACTTGATTTTCTTGACTTATACCTGATTCATCAGCCAATGGGTGATATATATGGTTCTTGGCGGGCAATGCAGGATTTAATAAATGAGGGAAAAATAAAAGCCATAGGTGTAGCGAACTTTCATCCCGATAGAATAATGGATCTAAAGATAAATAGTGGACTTACCCCTGCTGTCAACCAAATCGAAACACATCCATTCCTCCAACAGGTTGATACACAAAAATTTCTTGGGGAAAACAATATTCAGATTCAGTCTTGGGGTCCCTTTGCGGAAGGGAAAAACAACCTTTTCCAGAATGGGGTTTTAGCTGCTATTGGAAACAAATACAATAAAACGGTAGCACAAATTGTCCTTCGTTGGCTGATGCAAAGAGGAGTGGTTGCCATTCCCAAGTCAGTTCGAAAAGAGAGGATGTTAGAGAATTTCGATATTTTCAATTTTGAACTGGCAGCAGATGATTTGGAAGTTATAGCTACATTGGACAGAGGCGCAAGTTTGTTTTTTGACCATAGAGACCCTAACATGGTTAGATGGTTAAGTGAGCACAAGATAGATTGA
- a CDS encoding carboxymuconolactone decarboxylase family protein → MMMRQLKTVTLIFITVSISLSVNFAKAQKLHTTQNLSPKQKSIISIASLTAKGDLINLKPALESGLESGLTVNETKEVLVHLYAYCGFPRSLRGLQTFMEVLEERKIRGVIDELGREASPIQEDGNKYERGKKIIGELTQIPQPDSLTGYSAFAPVIDTFLKKHLFADIFERDVLAYPERQLVTISVLSTVGRVEPMLRSHLAICLNVGLTSDQLNEFISEIKPILGRKKTKAAKAVLDEVLNRQ, encoded by the coding sequence ATGATGATGAGGCAATTAAAAACAGTAACCTTGATATTCATTACAGTGAGTATTTCATTGTCCGTAAATTTTGCAAAAGCGCAAAAATTGCATACTACCCAAAACCTGAGTCCAAAACAAAAGAGTATTATTTCCATAGCATCACTTACAGCCAAGGGTGATCTGATCAATTTAAAGCCAGCCTTGGAATCAGGACTAGAATCAGGACTGACAGTAAATGAAACAAAAGAAGTTTTGGTGCATCTATATGCATATTGCGGATTTCCGAGGAGTCTAAGAGGGTTACAAACTTTTATGGAAGTTCTTGAGGAACGAAAAATCAGGGGTGTTATAGATGAACTTGGAAGGGAAGCTTCACCGATTCAAGAGGATGGAAACAAATATGAAAGGGGCAAAAAAATCATAGGGGAACTAACCCAGATACCACAACCCGACTCACTTACTGGCTATTCAGCATTTGCTCCCGTGATAGACACATTCCTGAAAAAACATTTGTTTGCAGATATTTTTGAAAGAGATGTTTTGGCTTACCCGGAGAGGCAATTGGTAACTATTTCAGTTCTAAGTACAGTTGGCAGGGTAGAGCCAATGCTTCGTTCACACCTGGCCATTTGTTTAAATGTAGGCTTAACTTCTGATCAGCTGAATGAATTTATTTCGGAAATCAAACCAATTCTAGGAAGAAAGAAAACCAAAGCAGCAAAAGCAGTTTTGGACGAAGTGCTGAATAGGCAATAA
- a CDS encoding FeoA family protein, producing the protein MNASEISPNNTYLIKEIMTSDIDVNLLEIGVMEGKIIRLAGKTLFAGTYAFEVGENIICMRPSEAKLIMVIPQN; encoded by the coding sequence ATGAATGCTTCTGAAATTTCTCCAAACAACACTTATCTCATCAAAGAAATCATGACTTCTGATATAGATGTCAACCTTTTGGAAATAGGGGTTATGGAGGGGAAAATAATTCGACTAGCAGGTAAAACACTTTTTGCAGGAACCTATGCTTTCGAAGTAGGTGAGAATATCATCTGTATGCGGCCTTCAGAAGCTAAATTGATCATGGTTATACCACAAAATTAA
- a CDS encoding alpha/beta hydrolase has translation MNMIRNTVKRQLFTLFLTLTIGVSLYAQNTNKSKPIVIEDQGSFTVGGTVIKESGTFDPIKHGAFNPADQVSEGQTLHGDHAYVFYQVPKKAKKLPLVFWHGYGQYSKTWETTPDGREGFQNIFLRKKYPVYLIDQPRRGRAARSTVPGVISAKPDDQLWFGIFRLGTSSEFYPNVQFPKDPKALDQFFRQITPDTGPIDFEVNTEAISALFDKIGDGILVTHSHSGGQGWLTALKNSNIKGIVSYEPGSNFLFPEGNVPDPISYVGGTLRALEVPQEDFLRLTKIPIIIYYGDFIPTEPVENPGQEQWRAALSMAKLWRDAVNQAGGDVTLIHLPEIGIKGNTHFPFSDLNNLEIAELMAEWLKEKRLD, from the coding sequence ATGAATATGATTCGCAATACCGTTAAAAGACAACTCTTCACATTATTTTTAACCCTAACCATTGGCGTATCACTCTATGCACAAAATACCAACAAATCAAAACCTATTGTAATTGAAGATCAAGGCAGTTTTACAGTTGGAGGGACAGTCATAAAGGAATCAGGTACTTTTGACCCCATCAAACATGGAGCTTTCAACCCAGCCGATCAAGTCTCAGAAGGCCAGACTTTGCATGGTGATCATGCCTATGTTTTCTACCAGGTTCCAAAGAAAGCAAAGAAACTCCCCCTGGTTTTTTGGCATGGGTATGGACAATATTCCAAGACTTGGGAAACTACTCCTGATGGTAGGGAAGGTTTTCAAAATATTTTCTTAAGGAAAAAATATCCGGTATATTTAATTGATCAACCCCGAAGAGGTCGTGCGGCAAGGAGCACTGTTCCTGGTGTCATTTCAGCCAAGCCTGATGACCAGCTTTGGTTTGGGATATTCCGATTGGGGACAAGTAGTGAATTTTATCCCAATGTCCAGTTCCCAAAAGATCCAAAAGCTTTGGATCAATTCTTCAGACAAATCACTCCAGACACTGGCCCGATTGATTTTGAAGTGAATACGGAAGCCATTTCAGCCCTTTTTGATAAAATTGGAGATGGTATATTGGTCACACATTCCCATAGCGGTGGACAAGGTTGGTTAACAGCACTTAAAAACAGTAATATTAAAGGAATTGTATCTTACGAACCAGGAAGCAATTTCCTGTTTCCAGAAGGAAATGTACCCGATCCAATTTCATATGTGGGTGGGACATTAAGAGCTTTGGAAGTCCCACAAGAGGATTTTCTCAGACTGACTAAAATCCCTATAATTATCTATTATGGGGACTTCATTCCCACCGAACCTGTGGAGAATCCTGGTCAGGAACAATGGAGAGCTGCACTTTCGATGGCCAAACTTTGGCGTGATGCGGTCAATCAGGCAGGAGGAGATGTTACATTGATCCATTTGCCGGAGATCGGTATCAAAGGCAACACCCATTTCCCATTTTCAGACCTTAACAATCTTGAGATTGCTGAGCTGATGGCAGAATGGCTCAAAGAGAAAAGATTAGACTAA
- a CDS encoding nuclear transport factor 2 family protein produces MKNTLIAIVLLLLNATFTMAQNKDYIKEITQLSKDKWEWMADKNIEKLKTLFHGNAKFVHMSGTWDTERELEIIETGSIWYKKATIYDTAVEVSENTAVVWNRITLESVVRGNDAKVEFTVTEVYQKMEENWKMLAMTFSSVRDTHEIEK; encoded by the coding sequence ATGAAAAATACCTTAATAGCAATAGTACTTTTACTACTTAACGCAACCTTTACAATGGCGCAAAATAAAGATTATATAAAGGAAATAACCCAACTGTCCAAAGACAAATGGGAATGGATGGCAGACAAAAATATTGAAAAGCTAAAAACCCTTTTCCATGGAAACGCAAAATTTGTTCACATGAGTGGCACCTGGGATACGGAAAGAGAGCTTGAGATCATCGAGACAGGAAGTATCTGGTACAAAAAAGCCACGATTTATGATACGGCAGTGGAGGTTTCAGAAAATACAGCTGTGGTATGGAATAGGATAACCCTCGAATCGGTTGTCCGTGGAAATGATGCAAAAGTTGAATTTACGGTTACAGAAGTATATCAGAAAATGGAGGAGAACTGGAAAATGTTAGCTATGACATTCAGTAGTGTACGTGATACCCATGAGATTGAGAAATAA
- a CDS encoding DUF2490 domain-containing protein, whose amino-acid sequence MMTKSYILSVFIFACLFSSAAFGQNRHLFTSGLFPEAQLSYKLNKDYYVTHKVESQHGMFDAQRLNRELEYAHTLTDLQTFIGMRINPFVKVDIGYQYRIEKGENTHRTIQQVAILQRSNFFRIGHRIRADQTFFDTEDLLLRIRYRYALQMPLQGRELDPGEQYLTLSNEVIYMNQDSEDDIENRFVASLGFFVSDKTKYEVGLDYRTDDYLVENRFRSRLWLKFGVYLSL is encoded by the coding sequence ATGATGACAAAGTCTTACATTCTTTCTGTTTTTATATTTGCTTGTTTATTTTCGAGTGCTGCTTTTGGGCAAAATAGACATTTATTTACCTCTGGCTTATTTCCTGAAGCTCAACTCAGCTATAAGCTCAACAAGGATTATTATGTAACCCATAAAGTGGAATCTCAGCATGGTATGTTTGATGCACAAAGGCTCAACAGAGAATTAGAATATGCGCATACATTAACTGATTTGCAGACTTTTATAGGCATGAGGATAAATCCTTTTGTAAAGGTAGATATTGGCTATCAATATAGGATTGAAAAGGGTGAAAACACCCATCGGACAATTCAGCAAGTTGCTATTCTTCAACGCAGTAATTTTTTTAGAATTGGACATAGGATTAGAGCGGATCAGACTTTTTTTGATACCGAAGATCTTTTGCTAAGGATAAGGTATAGATATGCTTTGCAAATGCCATTACAGGGGAGGGAGTTGGATCCTGGAGAGCAATATTTGACCTTATCGAATGAAGTTATCTATATGAATCAAGATTCTGAAGATGATATAGAAAATCGTTTTGTAGCCTCTTTGGGTTTTTTTGTAAGTGATAAGACCAAGTATGAAGTTGGTTTGGATTACAGAACAGATGATTACTTGGTGGAAAATAGGTTTAGGAGTAGGCTTTGGTTAAAGTTTGGAGTTTACCTTTCCTTGTAA
- a CDS encoding FeoB-associated Cys-rich membrane protein codes for MIQEIIVFILFASVLGFTFYKTFLQKKPKGKNGCGCDHC; via the coding sequence ATGATTCAGGAAATAATTGTATTTATCTTATTTGCATCTGTTCTAGGGTTTACCTTTTATAAGACCTTCCTTCAAAAAAAACCAAAAGGAAAAAATGGATGCGGTTGTGACCATTGTTGA
- a CDS encoding nuclear transport factor 2 family protein → MKKIILCLSLFILANQLVLAQNSSEEQQIIELSNKKWEWMAAKDTAKLSDLFHDKSVFVHMGGAWGKEREVNIIAGGGIWYKKADIHEVSVEIIENTAILLSRITLLAEVGGNEVTNPFMVTEVYIKMDGDWKMGSLSFTKLNSPG, encoded by the coding sequence ATGAAAAAGATAATCCTTTGTTTATCCCTTTTTATTTTGGCAAACCAGTTGGTTTTGGCTCAAAATTCTTCAGAAGAACAGCAAATCATAGAACTTTCAAACAAAAAATGGGAATGGATGGCAGCTAAAGATACTGCTAAGCTTTCTGATCTTTTCCATGACAAGTCAGTTTTTGTACATATGGGCGGTGCATGGGGTAAGGAACGTGAGGTAAATATCATAGCTGGTGGTGGGATTTGGTACAAAAAAGCCGATATCCATGAAGTATCCGTTGAGATTATCGAAAACACAGCCATACTTCTTAGCCGGATTACTCTTTTGGCAGAAGTAGGTGGAAATGAAGTCACCAATCCCTTCATGGTTACAGAAGTTTATATTAAAATGGATGGAGATTGGAAAATGGGATCACTCTCATTTACGAAGCTCAACTCTCCAGGATAA
- a CDS encoding (2Fe-2S)-binding protein — MAKIEFTINGKEQTVDIDPSTPVLWVLRDHLDLVGTKYGCGIAQCGACTIHLDGEAVRSCVLPISSVQGQKITTIEGLSQDGDHPLQKAWMEHDVPQCGYCQTGQIMSAAALLKNVPNPSDAEIDTAMNGNICRCGTYTRIKTAIKIASKSL; from the coding sequence ATGGCAAAGATAGAATTTACAATCAATGGAAAAGAACAGACTGTAGATATTGATCCATCAACACCTGTTTTATGGGTATTGAGAGATCACTTGGATCTGGTAGGAACGAAATATGGTTGTGGTATTGCACAATGTGGTGCATGTACCATACATTTAGATGGGGAAGCGGTAAGATCATGCGTATTGCCAATATCATCTGTTCAAGGTCAAAAGATCACAACTATAGAGGGACTCTCCCAAGATGGAGATCATCCTTTGCAAAAAGCATGGATGGAACACGATGTACCACAATGTGGCTATTGTCAAACAGGACAGATTATGTCTGCGGCAGCACTTTTGAAAAATGTTCCCAATCCAAGCGATGCGGAGATCGATACAGCTATGAATGGTAATATCTGTCGCTGTGGAACCTATACTCGGATCAAGACAGCAATTAAAATCGCATCCAAATCACTTTAA
- a CDS encoding helix-turn-helix domain-containing protein, whose product METLRRFETVNEYNEFNKNETLHPMISVVDLSKADPRQGSRMYFNFYCVFLKEVKCGDMVYGKHTYDYQEGTLVFMAPGQFAGVSSNGEYYQPKGHALVFHKDLLHGSSLGKQMNEYSFFGYQSHEALHLSEREKNIILDTLGKIKYELEHAIDKHSKKLILSNLELFLNYCTRFYDRQFITRDTVHQGVLEKFEVSLNEYFHSEKPQLIGLPSVAYFADLFHLSANYFGDLVKKETGKSAQEYIQLKLIDVAKEKISDVNKTMSEIAYELGFKYPQHFSRFFKQHAEQTPNEFRSSLN is encoded by the coding sequence ATGGAAACTTTACGTCGCTTTGAAACAGTCAACGAATATAATGAATTCAACAAGAATGAGACTTTACACCCAATGATCAGTGTTGTTGATCTTTCCAAGGCAGATCCAAGACAAGGTTCACGAATGTATTTTAATTTCTATTGTGTCTTTTTAAAAGAAGTGAAATGCGGAGATATGGTTTATGGAAAGCATACCTATGACTACCAAGAAGGGACTTTGGTCTTTATGGCTCCAGGCCAGTTTGCAGGTGTAAGTAGTAACGGCGAATACTACCAACCCAAAGGCCATGCCCTGGTATTTCATAAAGACCTTTTGCATGGTTCTTCCTTAGGCAAACAAATGAATGAGTATTCCTTTTTCGGCTATCAGTCGCACGAAGCACTACACCTCTCTGAAAGGGAAAAAAACATCATTCTTGACACCTTGGGTAAAATCAAGTATGAGCTCGAACATGCTATTGATAAGCACAGTAAAAAGCTTATTTTATCCAATCTTGAACTGTTTTTAAATTATTGTACCCGCTTTTACGATCGACAGTTTATCACACGCGATACGGTTCATCAAGGTGTTTTAGAGAAATTTGAGGTTTCCCTCAATGAATATTTCCATTCAGAAAAGCCCCAGTTGATAGGACTGCCATCTGTGGCGTATTTTGCTGATCTTTTTCATTTGTCTGCCAATTATTTCGGAGATCTGGTAAAGAAAGAAACAGGGAAATCCGCTCAGGAATATATCCAGCTAAAACTGATCGATGTTGCCAAAGAAAAAATCAGTGATGTCAACAAAACAATGAGTGAAATCGCCTACGAACTTGGATTTAAATACCCGCAGCATTTTTCTCGGTTTTTCAAACAACATGCAGAACAGACACCAAACGAGTTCAGGAGTTCCCTGAATTAA
- a CDS encoding xanthine dehydrogenase family protein molybdopterin-binding subunit — protein sequence MTLLNKKKLNRRSFLKVSTLAGGGMMLSFSWLAGCKPSEEEILNMPEEWFTINSYIKIGENGAVTLFNPNPEFGQNVKTSLPMILADELDVDWKNVFVEQADFYPERFERQFTGGSNSVRSSWKPLRTAGATAKHLLVSAASQTWNVPANEITARNGILEHKSSGKKVGYGEMASLAGTLEAPDPESVKLKEISDFKIIGNSIKNVDGKKIVTGKPLFSIDHKVEGMKYAAIVHPPAFGMKLKSFDKSSVVAMPGIQDVFEVKIFKDDYGRNFFDTTTFPVIVAIVGNSTWEVLQAKKSLKVEWEKTPDSTFPMAGRGGQNIDIKVPGGLENSTIHKEKMAEYISKPGNVQRKDGDPESAFKSAARIIERTYTAPYLAHNTMEPMNAFADVKGDKAVIYGPTQAPESIMNALSSSLGLPKENIQINLARMGGGFGRRAYSHHLTEAALISQKIQAPVKMVYTREDDMSAGVYRPTYSATYRAALDENNNLLAFHVKAGGIPESPLHANRFPAGAIDNYLAESWQIESNITIGAFRAPRSNFIAGAEQSFLDELAEEMGKDPIDFRLELLDRAKKNPVGERNDYDPERYAEVLNLVREKSKWDVPSSGLHRGVSAYFCHNSYVAEVLDIKIENNKPVVENVYAAVDCGIVVNPDAAANMGEGAIVDGIGNAFFGELSFQDGVPQKNNFNTYRMIRMPEAPKKIEVHFVKNDHDPTGLGEPLFPPIFAALANALYKSSGRRQYNQPYMNDYQAADIKNL from the coding sequence ATGACTTTATTGAATAAAAAAAAATTAAATAGAAGATCCTTCCTGAAAGTATCTACTCTTGCAGGTGGTGGGATGATGCTAAGTTTTAGCTGGCTGGCTGGTTGTAAACCTTCTGAAGAAGAAATTTTGAACATGCCTGAGGAGTGGTTCACAATCAATAGTTACATCAAAATCGGTGAAAATGGAGCTGTGACACTTTTCAACCCAAATCCAGAGTTTGGACAAAATGTCAAGACCTCCCTGCCTATGATTCTGGCAGACGAGTTGGATGTTGATTGGAAAAACGTTTTTGTGGAACAGGCAGACTTTTATCCAGAGCGGTTTGAGCGACAATTCACAGGAGGAAGCAATAGTGTCAGGTCCAGTTGGAAACCGCTGCGGACCGCAGGTGCCACAGCCAAGCACCTTCTTGTCTCTGCCGCTTCGCAAACCTGGAATGTACCTGCAAATGAAATTACCGCCAGAAATGGAATTTTAGAGCATAAGTCTTCGGGAAAAAAAGTGGGATACGGAGAAATGGCGTCCCTTGCAGGAACTCTGGAAGCACCGGATCCTGAATCTGTAAAACTGAAAGAAATTTCCGATTTTAAAATTATCGGTAACTCTATCAAGAATGTGGATGGGAAAAAGATTGTAACTGGCAAGCCCTTGTTTTCCATAGACCACAAAGTAGAAGGAATGAAATATGCTGCAATAGTTCATCCTCCTGCATTTGGTATGAAGCTTAAATCATTTGACAAGAGCTCCGTTGTTGCTATGCCCGGAATTCAGGATGTTTTTGAAGTCAAAATATTTAAAGATGATTATGGACGTAATTTCTTTGATACAACCACTTTCCCTGTGATCGTTGCCATAGTGGGAAATTCGACTTGGGAAGTATTACAGGCTAAAAAAAGTTTGAAAGTAGAATGGGAAAAAACTCCGGACTCAACCTTTCCTATGGCTGGAAGAGGTGGGCAAAATATTGACATCAAAGTCCCTGGAGGTTTGGAAAATTCAACAATCCATAAAGAAAAAATGGCTGAGTACATCAGTAAACCAGGCAATGTACAGCGAAAAGATGGGGATCCTGAAAGTGCTTTTAAATCGGCAGCCAGAATCATTGAGAGAACTTACACAGCTCCGTATTTGGCACATAACACCATGGAACCGATGAATGCATTTGCGGATGTAAAAGGTGACAAGGCTGTAATCTATGGGCCAACTCAAGCCCCAGAGTCAATTATGAATGCTCTTTCAAGTAGTCTTGGCCTTCCCAAAGAAAATATTCAGATCAATCTCGCCAGAATGGGTGGCGGATTTGGAAGAAGAGCATACAGTCATCATTTGACCGAAGCCGCCTTGATTTCCCAGAAAATCCAAGCACCTGTGAAAATGGTTTATACCAGAGAAGATGATATGAGTGCGGGAGTGTATCGTCCTACTTATTCAGCCACTTACCGGGCAGCTTTGGATGAAAACAACAACCTGTTGGCCTTCCATGTGAAAGCTGGAGGAATTCCAGAGTCTCCACTTCATGCTAATAGATTCCCAGCCGGGGCTATCGACAATTACCTTGCAGAAAGCTGGCAAATTGAGTCAAATATTACCATTGGAGCTTTCCGAGCTCCAAGATCCAACTTTATCGCTGGAGCAGAGCAAAGTTTTTTGGACGAGTTAGCGGAAGAAATGGGAAAAGACCCAATAGACTTTAGGTTAGAACTTTTGGATAGGGCAAAGAAGAATCCTGTAGGAGAGAGGAATGATTATGATCCTGAGCGCTATGCGGAAGTACTGAATTTGGTTCGTGAAAAATCAAAGTGGGATGTGCCTTCATCGGGTTTGCATCGTGGAGTTTCGGCCTATTTTTGTCATAATTCTTATGTTGCAGAAGTGTTAGATATAAAAATTGAAAACAATAAACCTGTGGTAGAAAATGTATATGCTGCTGTTGATTGTGGTATTGTAGTTAATCCAGATGCTGCTGCAAATATGGGTGAAGGCGCTATTGTAGATGGTATTGGAAATGCTTTTTTTGGAGAGTTGAGCTTTCAAGATGGAGTTCCTCAAAAAAACAACTTCAATACTTATAGAATGATCCGCATGCCAGAGGCACCAAAGAAAATTGAAGTACATTTTGTAAAAAATGATCATGACCCAACTGGGCTTGGTGAACCGTTATTCCCACCAATCTTTGCAGCTTTAGCCAATGCCCTCTACAAATCATCGGGTAGAAGGCAATACAATCAACCATATATGAATGATTATCAGGCAGCTGATATCAAGAATTTGTAA
- the feoB gene encoding ferrous iron transport protein B — protein METKNKIAVQTIAIMGNPNVGKSSIFNQLTGLNQKIGNYPGVTVDKSLGFLNHQDAKIQLIDLPGTYSIFPNSEDEVVAFNVLSGMEAEKPDAVLVILDACNLERGLLLATQVMDLGIPIGFVLNMKDLADKKGIQIKSHKLYEELGVPIIMTDARKATGLDAIRTMIFENQFHKSKDFLDLSDIIDPIIVQKVKERFNLEQDYRAFQMIVFSEANRFLSNRDKLWIKELVEQQGFSLNKAKFEEAKKRNQKIKTLVNSVVSFSSKKGSDFTRKLDKVFIHPIGGYLIFLGIMLVVFQAIFSWASLPMDLIDTFFASFSALVSTNLPAGVLTDLISEGLIPGIGGVVIFVPQIALLFGFLAILEDTGYLSRVVFLMDRVMRPLGMHGKSVVPLISALACAIPSVMAARTISNRKEKLITILVAPWMSCSARLPVYIIIIGLIIPETTLFGISYQALALLGMYLLGVVATLGAAYVLNFIFKQDQKSYLLTELPIYRIPRWKAVGLTMFSKSKVFVLEAGKVILAVSVILWVLASYSPPSRMSKLEAEKNEMMESANSETEIAELENYYASKALENSFIGIMGRAIEPVIKPLGYDWKIGIAIITSFAAREVFIGTLATIYSIGEDAEEEVTLRKKLSQEIRPDSGEKVFNFPTGISLMVFYALRCNV, from the coding sequence ATGGAAACTAAAAACAAAATAGCTGTACAGACGATAGCAATCATGGGTAATCCCAATGTGGGAAAATCTAGTATCTTCAATCAACTGACTGGATTAAACCAAAAAATAGGGAATTATCCGGGTGTTACAGTGGATAAATCTTTGGGATTTTTAAATCACCAAGATGCGAAGATTCAATTAATAGACCTTCCCGGAACATACAGTATTTTTCCAAATTCAGAAGATGAAGTAGTCGCGTTCAATGTGCTATCAGGTATGGAAGCAGAAAAACCTGATGCCGTCCTTGTTATCTTAGATGCTTGCAATCTGGAAAGAGGTTTGCTTCTAGCTACTCAGGTAATGGATTTAGGGATTCCTATAGGTTTTGTTTTGAACATGAAAGACCTTGCTGACAAAAAAGGTATCCAAATCAAAAGTCATAAGCTGTATGAAGAATTGGGGGTTCCAATTATCATGACGGATGCCCGAAAAGCCACTGGATTAGATGCGATTAGGACGATGATTTTTGAAAATCAATTTCACAAGTCAAAAGATTTTTTAGATTTATCAGATATTATAGATCCGATCATCGTTCAAAAGGTCAAGGAAAGGTTTAATCTTGAACAAGACTATCGCGCTTTTCAAATGATAGTTTTTTCAGAGGCCAATAGATTTTTAAGTAATAGAGATAAGCTTTGGATAAAGGAATTGGTGGAGCAACAAGGTTTTTCGCTAAACAAAGCCAAATTTGAAGAAGCGAAAAAGAGAAATCAGAAAATCAAAACGCTTGTCAACTCAGTTGTAAGTTTTTCATCCAAAAAGGGCAGTGATTTCACAAGGAAACTGGATAAAGTATTCATTCACCCAATAGGAGGCTATTTGATTTTTTTAGGGATCATGCTTGTGGTTTTTCAAGCTATATTTTCATGGGCCTCGTTGCCCATGGATTTGATTGATACTTTTTTTGCGAGTTTTTCAGCCTTAGTTTCTACTAATCTTCCTGCTGGGGTTCTGACGGATCTGATTTCAGAAGGCTTGATTCCGGGAATAGGAGGGGTAGTGATTTTTGTTCCTCAAATTGCCTTGCTGTTTGGCTTTTTGGCAATTCTGGAAGATACAGGATACCTTTCAAGGGTTGTTTTTCTGATGGACAGAGTCATGCGGCCTTTGGGTATGCATGGTAAAAGTGTTGTCCCATTGATTTCAGCTTTGGCTTGTGCCATTCCTTCAGTTATGGCTGCTAGGACTATTAGCAATAGAAAAGAAAAATTGATAACTATTCTAGTTGCTCCTTGGATGAGTTGCTCGGCAAGATTGCCTGTTTATATCATCATCATTGGCTTGATTATTCCTGAAACCACACTTTTTGGAATTAGTTATCAAGCCTTGGCATTGCTAGGAATGTACCTGCTAGGGGTTGTGGCCACTTTAGGAGCAGCATATGTATTGAATTTTATTTTCAAGCAAGATCAAAAAAGTTATTTATTGACTGAATTGCCTATTTATAGAATTCCGAGATGGAAAGCGGTAGGCTTGACTATGTTCAGCAAATCTAAAGTCTTTGTACTCGAAGCAGGAAAAGTTATTCTTGCAGTTTCTGTTATCCTGTGGGTTTTAGCGAGCTATAGCCCCCCTTCTCGCATGTCAAAATTAGAAGCTGAAAAAAATGAAATGATGGAGTCAGCTAATTCAGAAACTGAAATAGCAGAACTGGAAAACTACTATGCATCTAAGGCATTGGAAAATTCCTTCATCGGCATAATGGGAAGAGCCATCGAACCGGTAATCAAACCATTGGGCTATGACTGGAAGATTGGGATTGCTATTATCACTTCATTTGCTGCTAGAGAAGTATTTATTGGTACTTTGGCTACCATTTACAGCATTGGAGAAGATGCTGAAGAAGAAGTTACTTTACGTAAAAAGCTTTCACAGGAAATCAGACCTGATTCAGGTGAAAAGGTATTTAACTTTCCTACTGGGATTTCGTTGATGGTCTTTTATGCTTTGCGATGCAATGTATGA